In Hyphomicrobiales bacterium, a single window of DNA contains:
- a CDS encoding DUF983 domain-containing protein, whose product MTENYYPDISPVKSGLAGTCPRCGRGRFFTGYLKVAKSCTSCGLDFSFADAGDGAAWFVMLFACVVGVGSILGIEVAYHPAWWVHVLIAIPVLIILPVLMLRPVKGMLLAQQWKTNAHEGQIDR is encoded by the coding sequence ATGACCGAAAATTATTACCCCGACATCTCCCCCGTGAAATCAGGCCTCGCCGGCACCTGCCCGCGCTGCGGCCGTGGCAGGTTCTTCACCGGCTATCTCAAGGTCGCCAAGTCCTGCACCTCCTGCGGGCTGGACTTTTCCTTTGCCGACGCCGGCGACGGCGCCGCCTGGTTCGTGATGCTCTTTGCCTGCGTCGTGGGCGTGGGCTCGATCCTCGGCATCGAGGTGGCCTACCATCCCGCCTGGTGGGTACATGTGCTGATCGCCATTCCGGTGCTGATCATCCTGCCCGTGCTGATGTTGCGGCCCGTGAAGGGCATGCTGCTGGCCCAGCAATGGAAGACCAACGCCCACGAAGGACAGATCGACCGATGA
- a CDS encoding cytochrome c oxidase subunit 3 has product MADAHAKNHDYHLVDPSPWPFVGSMSALILAIGAIVWMHGSTPIVALIGLALVLYTMFMWWRDIIIEAHKGDHTPVVSLHLRYGMLLFIASEVMFFVAWFWAYFDASLFAGEAQQAARVAATGGVWPPAPVGGEATRIFDPWHLPLINTLILLTSGTTVTWAHHALLQNDRKGLINGLILTIVLGLLFTCVQAYEYGHAAFAFSRAHGGNIYGSTFFMATGFHGFHVIVGTIFLIVCLFRALKGHFTPQQHFGFEAAAWYWHFVDVVWLFLFACIYIWGSIGAVIPAE; this is encoded by the coding sequence ATGGCCGACGCCCATGCCAAGAACCATGACTATCATCTCGTCGATCCGTCGCCGTGGCCCTTCGTGGGGTCCATGTCGGCGCTGATCCTCGCCATCGGCGCCATTGTCTGGATGCACGGCAGCACCCCCATCGTCGCCCTCATCGGCCTGGCGCTGGTGCTCTACACCATGTTCATGTGGTGGCGTGACATCATCATCGAAGCCCACAAGGGCGACCACACGCCCGTCGTGTCGCTGCATCTGCGCTACGGCATGCTGCTGTTCATCGCCTCGGAAGTGATGTTCTTCGTGGCCTGGTTCTGGGCCTACTTCGATGCCAGCCTGTTCGCGGGTGAAGCCCAGCAGGCGGCCCGCGTGGCGGCAACCGGCGGCGTCTGGCCGCCCGCACCCGTCGGCGGCGAAGCCACCAGGATCTTCGATCCGTGGCACCTGCCGCTGATCAACACGCTGATCCTGCTCACCTCGGGCACGACGGTGACGTGGGCCCACCACGCCCTCCTGCAAAACGACCGCAAGGGTCTGATCAACGGCCTCATCCTCACGATCGTGCTGGGTCTGCTCTTCACCTGCGTGCAGGCCTATGAATACGGCCACGCCGCCTTCGCCTTCAGCCGCGCCCACGGTGGCAACATCTATGGCTCGACCTTCTTCATGGCCACGGGCTTCCATGGCTTCCACGTGATCGTCGGAACGATCTTCCTCATCGTCTGCCTGTTCCGCGCGCTCAAGGGCCACTTCACGCCCCAGCAGCACTTCGGCTTCGAAGCCGCCGCCTGGTACTGGCACTTCGTGGACGTGGTCTGGCTGTTCCTCTTCGCCTGCATCTACATCTGGGGCTCGATCGGCGCGGTCATCCCCGCCGAATAA
- a CDS encoding cytochrome c oxidase assembly protein — MSTAPDMNRRNRRVAGIAAGVAAAMLGLAFASVPLYRLFCEATGFNGTTQRASAAPQAADATVSVRFDANVEKDMGWTFHPAQGTLNVRLGEPVLAKYVAVNTTAAEITGTAIFNVTPPEAGAYFNKIECFCFTEQTLKAGARAEMPVQFFVDPAMLKDADARNIREITLSYTFYPTKKTANDQAALSTN, encoded by the coding sequence ATGAGCACCGCGCCTGACATGAACCGCCGCAACAGACGCGTCGCCGGCATTGCGGCCGGCGTGGCCGCAGCCATGCTCGGCCTCGCCTTCGCCTCCGTCCCCCTCTACCGCCTGTTCTGCGAAGCAACGGGCTTCAACGGAACGACGCAACGCGCCAGCGCCGCTCCGCAAGCGGCCGATGCCACCGTTTCCGTGCGCTTCGACGCCAATGTGGAAAAGGACATGGGCTGGACCTTCCATCCCGCACAAGGCACCCTCAACGTCCGCCTCGGCGAACCGGTGCTTGCGAAATATGTGGCCGTCAACACCACCGCGGCGGAAATCACGGGAACCGCCATCTTCAACGTGACGCCGCCTGAAGCCGGCGCCTACTTCAACAAGATCGAATGCTTCTGCTTCACCGAGCAAACGCTGAAGGCTGGCGCCCGCGCCGAAATGCCCGTTCAGTTTTTCGTCGATCCCGCGATGCTGAAGGACGCCGACGCCCGCAACATCCGCGAGATCACCCTGTCCTACACCTTCTATCCAACCAAGAAGACCGCCAATGACCAGGCGGCCCTTTCGACCAATTAA
- a CDS encoding protoheme IX farnesyltransferase, with protein sequence MASGTAHTASTLAANGGQGTAGDYIALLKPRVMSLVVFTAVVGLFAAPGELHPWLGFVTILCIALGGGASGALNMWYDADIDAVMKRTAKRPIPSGAIAPGEALGYGLALSAAAVLMLGLFVNVASALLLAFTIFFYVVVYTMGLKRRTAQNIVIGGAAGAFPPMIAWTAVTGTIDPGAIALFLLIFMWTPPHFWALALFREGDYEKAGVPMLPNVAGRHETKKQILFYSLLLVPTAAAPVLTGTAGYLYAAGAVLLTAKFLFDAVTVYRAATREAEDKACKKLFGFSILWLFVLFALILAERLLSLPVIGGLL encoded by the coding sequence ATGGCATCGGGTACGGCCCATACCGCTTCCACCCTGGCCGCCAATGGCGGTCAGGGGACGGCTGGCGACTACATCGCGCTCTTGAAGCCGCGGGTGATGTCGCTTGTCGTCTTCACGGCGGTCGTGGGCCTGTTCGCGGCCCCGGGGGAACTCCATCCCTGGCTCGGCTTTGTCACCATTCTCTGCATCGCCCTTGGCGGCGGCGCCTCGGGCGCCCTCAACATGTGGTATGATGCCGACATCGACGCGGTGATGAAGCGCACGGCCAAGCGACCCATCCCGTCTGGGGCCATCGCGCCGGGTGAAGCGCTGGGCTACGGCCTTGCCCTCTCCGCCGCTGCGGTTCTCATGCTCGGCCTGTTCGTGAATGTGGCCTCGGCACTGCTGCTGGCCTTCACGATCTTCTTCTATGTCGTCGTCTACACCATGGGCCTCAAGCGCCGCACCGCGCAGAACATCGTGATCGGCGGCGCTGCGGGTGCCTTCCCGCCGATGATCGCCTGGACGGCCGTCACGGGGACGATTGATCCGGGCGCCATCGCACTCTTCCTGCTCATCTTCATGTGGACGCCGCCGCACTTCTGGGCATTGGCCCTGTTCCGCGAGGGCGACTACGAAAAGGCCGGCGTGCCCATGCTGCCCAACGTGGCGGGCCGCCACGAGACCAAGAAGCAGATCCTGTTCTATTCGCTGCTGCTGGTGCCGACCGCGGCCGCTCCCGTGCTCACGGGCACGGCCGGCTATCTCTACGCCGCAGGCGCTGTGCTGCTCACGGCGAAGTTCCTCTTCGACGCCGTCACCGTCTATCGTGCCGCCACCCGCGAGGCCGAGGACAAGGCCTGCAAGAAGCTGTTCGGCTTCTCCATCCTCTGGCTCTTCGTGCTCTTCGCCCTCATTCTCGCGGAAAGACTGCTCAGCCTGCCCGTGATCGGGGGGCTGCTGTGA
- a CDS encoding HAD-IA family hydrolase has protein sequence MTAARPSFVIFDMDDVLCHYDLGRRLRFLAALANTTARDVRAALWDSGFEEAADAGDYPDPAGYLQEFGARLGYPISETEWVDARRHAMTANSEVLVVAALLKAQADVAIYTNNGPIVKNNLHRLLPEAALIFPNRFCSYEFGTKKPDPKSFVKLVESLGRQAAECWFIDDKKSNVEGARIAGLTAHHYRNPALLVDEGRRLGFEL, from the coding sequence GTGACTGCAGCACGCCCTTCCTTCGTCATCTTCGACATGGATGACGTGCTCTGCCACTACGACCTTGGGCGGCGGCTGCGGTTTCTTGCGGCGCTGGCCAACACCACGGCGCGCGACGTGCGCGCCGCCCTGTGGGATTCAGGCTTCGAGGAAGCCGCGGATGCGGGCGACTATCCGGATCCGGCGGGGTACCTGCAGGAGTTCGGGGCGCGGCTCGGTTATCCGATCAGCGAAACGGAATGGGTGGATGCCCGCCGCCACGCCATGACCGCCAACAGCGAAGTGCTGGTTGTCGCAGCGCTGCTCAAGGCGCAAGCCGACGTGGCGATCTACACCAACAACGGGCCCATCGTGAAAAACAACCTGCACCGCCTGCTGCCGGAAGCGGCCCTGATCTTTCCCAACCGCTTCTGCTCCTATGAATTCGGCACCAAGAAACCGGACCCCAAGAGCTTCGTGAAGCTGGTGGAGTCGCTGGGCCGCCAGGCGGCGGAGTGCTGGTTCATCGACGACAAGAAATCCAATGTGGAGGGCGCGCGCATCGCGGGCCTCACCGCGCATCACTATCGCAACCCCGCCCTGCTGGTGGACGAGGGGCGCCGCTTGGGGTTTGAGCTGTGA
- a CDS encoding invasion associated locus B family protein codes for MRITRVFALAALASSLMILPHANQAVAQDDPAAQPDAGKSDGQPLPPAGLGPRKNAPPAQAGKRPMPKVENIGTFGAWGVQCAEAPADPADAGGAAPGKACGMTQQAKSDKNAKVGLSVIVNKVKRGDKSALFMRIMTPVGVYLPTGIPVEIDGTALPSRLVFTRCLPPICEAMGEMSADTLGKFKKGGKSTFYLYDRPGNGFPINISLEGFGAALAELDKH; via the coding sequence GTGAGAATCACCCGAGTATTCGCGCTGGCCGCACTGGCCTCCTCCCTGATGATCCTCCCCCACGCGAATCAGGCCGTGGCGCAGGACGATCCTGCCGCCCAGCCGGATGCGGGAAAGAGCGACGGGCAGCCACTGCCGCCGGCGGGCCTCGGTCCCCGCAAGAACGCTCCTCCGGCACAGGCCGGCAAGCGCCCGATGCCCAAGGTTGAGAACATCGGCACCTTCGGCGCCTGGGGGGTGCAATGCGCCGAGGCTCCGGCCGATCCTGCCGATGCCGGCGGTGCTGCTCCCGGCAAGGCCTGCGGCATGACCCAGCAGGCCAAGAGCGACAAGAATGCCAAGGTCGGCCTCTCGGTGATCGTCAACAAGGTAAAGCGCGGCGACAAGTCGGCGCTCTTCATGCGCATCATGACGCCTGTGGGCGTCTACCTTCCTACCGGCATTCCGGTGGAGATCGATGGCACGGCGCTGCCGTCGCGCCTCGTGTTCACCCGCTGCCTGCCGCCCATCTGCGAAGCCATGGGTGAAATGTCGGCCGATACGCTGGGCAAGTTCAAGAAGGGCGGCAAGTCCACCTTCTATCTCTACGACCGCCCCGGCAACGGCTTCCCCATCAACATCTCGCTTGAAGGTTTCGGCGCGGCGCTCGCCGAACTCGACAAGCACTAA
- a CDS encoding MATE family efflux transporter yields MSDTTAKPSGRGAIFLTGSVMRHVVIMTMTGAVGLMTMFGADLADLYYLSLLNDTNVTAAIGFAGILSFANLSMSLGIGIAAAALVARNIGAGDPVRAKEFATSSVTFTLVVSGAYTLLAAIFADPLMRFLGAEGEALRLATSYIRILTPGFIMLATAVCCSFALRGIGSPTRAMFVTLGSAAATLVIDPIMIFHFGWGIQGAAVAHVCANTCALAFGIHGLAVHHRFLNHISLKGLRRDFRTIWSIALPAMLTQLATPFTVAYTTYAVAPFGTEAVSASAIIGRIVPVAFGIIFSLSGAVGPIIGQNFGARDFGRVRQTLWDGLKFAAVYTLITSALLFAFREHVAAAFHLNGEARTIVIFFCSWIGITWAFAGAQFVANAAFNNLGRPALSTWFNWGKATLGTIPFAIVGSRLAAVEGMMAAIGVGSIVFGIASVWVAARIVNRLESGTSHAHGHH; encoded by the coding sequence GTGAGTGACACGACCGCAAAGCCTTCGGGCCGGGGCGCCATCTTCCTCACGGGATCCGTCATGCGCCATGTCGTGATCATGACGATGACTGGTGCCGTCGGTCTCATGACCATGTTCGGCGCCGACCTTGCCGACCTCTACTACCTCAGCCTTCTCAACGACACGAACGTGACGGCAGCCATCGGCTTTGCGGGCATCCTCTCCTTTGCCAATCTCTCCATGAGCCTTGGTATCGGCATTGCAGCAGCAGCGCTCGTGGCGCGCAATATTGGTGCGGGCGATCCCGTACGGGCCAAAGAGTTCGCCACCAGTTCCGTCACCTTCACGCTGGTTGTCTCGGGCGCCTACACGCTGCTGGCAGCGATCTTCGCCGATCCGCTGATGCGGTTCCTCGGCGCGGAGGGCGAGGCGCTGCGGCTGGCAACGTCCTATATCCGCATCCTCACGCCCGGCTTCATCATGCTGGCGACGGCGGTGTGCTGCTCCTTCGCCCTGCGCGGCATCGGCAGTCCGACACGGGCGATGTTCGTGACGCTGGGTTCCGCAGCGGCGACCCTCGTCATCGATCCGATCATGATCTTCCATTTCGGCTGGGGCATCCAGGGTGCGGCGGTGGCGCACGTCTGCGCCAACACCTGCGCGCTGGCCTTCGGCATTCACGGCCTCGCGGTGCATCACCGCTTCCTCAATCACATCTCGCTCAAGGGCCTGCGGCGGGATTTCAGGACAATCTGGTCGATTGCGCTTCCGGCGATGCTCACGCAACTGGCGACCCCCTTCACGGTGGCCTACACGACCTATGCGGTGGCGCCCTTCGGCACCGAGGCCGTTTCTGCCTCCGCCATCATCGGACGCATCGTGCCGGTGGCGTTCGGCATCATCTTCTCGCTCTCGGGTGCGGTTGGTCCCATCATCGGGCAGAATTTCGGCGCGCGTGATTTTGGCCGCGTGCGCCAGACACTGTGGGACGGATTGAAGTTCGCGGCTGTCTACACGCTCATCACATCGGCGCTCCTGTTTGCCTTCCGCGAACATGTGGCCGCGGCCTTCCACCTCAATGGTGAAGCGCGCACCATCGTGATCTTCTTCTGCTCGTGGATCGGCATCACCTGGGCTTTCGCGGGCGCGCAGTTTGTTGCCAACGCGGCGTTCAACAACCTCGGGCGCCCTGCTCTTTCAACCTGGTTCAACTGGGGCAAGGCGACGCTCGGCACCATTCCCTTCGCCATCGTCGGCAGCAGGCTTGCGGCGGTGGAAGGCATGATGGCGGCAATTGGCGTGGGTTCCATCGTTTTTGGCATTGCGTCCGTATGGGTGGCCGCTAGGATTGTGAACAGACTGGAATCCGGAACCTCCCACGCCCATGGCCATCACTGA
- the tldD gene encoding metalloprotease TldD, which yields MPTLDAIGDLSLAEAQRTTQEVLAKADDGELFIEKRQSESLVFDDGKLKSAASDDGQGFGLRAVSGETAAYAHSSDLSPAALRRAGETVETILRHGRSRNVSAAPQRSNRKLYGDFNPADVLDFADKVALLQKVDAFTRGLDTRVRQVSVSIGTDFQDVTIVRPDGELFRDIRPLLRFNVSVTTDNGVKQGQGSDGFGGRALPASYLTEERWQASAREAYRQAMVALEAGDAPAGEMDVLLGPGWPGILLHEAIGHGLEGDFNRKGTSAFAGLMGQKIAADDVTVVDDGTLPDRRGSITIDDEGTPSHCTTLIENGVLVGYMQDRMNARLMGVAPTGNGRRQSYAHAPMPRMTNTYMLNGKRTPEEILASMKTGLFAKSFGGGQVDITSGKFVFTVTEAYMIEDGKLTRPVRGAILIGAGAEALKKISMVGNDLALDKGIGTCGKNGQGVPVGVGQPTLRINGLTVGGTKAA from the coding sequence ATGCCCACTCTCGACGCCATTGGCGACCTTTCCCTCGCAGAGGCCCAGCGCACCACGCAGGAGGTGCTGGCCAAGGCGGATGATGGCGAGTTGTTCATCGAGAAGCGCCAGAGCGAAAGCCTGGTCTTTGATGACGGCAAGCTGAAGTCCGCCGCCAGCGACGACGGCCAGGGCTTCGGCCTCAGGGCCGTGAGCGGAGAAACAGCGGCCTACGCCCATTCCTCCGACCTTTCGCCTGCGGCGCTGCGCCGGGCCGGCGAGACGGTGGAAACAATCCTGCGCCATGGCCGCAGCCGCAATGTGAGTGCGGCTCCCCAGCGCAGCAACCGCAAGCTCTATGGCGATTTCAATCCGGCGGATGTGCTGGATTTCGCCGACAAGGTTGCGCTGCTGCAGAAGGTCGATGCCTTCACGCGGGGGCTCGATACGCGGGTGCGGCAGGTCTCGGTTTCCATCGGCACGGATTTCCAGGACGTCACCATCGTCAGGCCCGATGGCGAGTTGTTCCGCGACATCCGCCCCCTGCTCCGCTTCAATGTGTCCGTCACCACCGACAACGGCGTGAAGCAGGGCCAGGGCAGCGACGGCTTCGGCGGGCGGGCGCTTCCAGCCTCCTATCTCACGGAAGAGCGCTGGCAGGCATCGGCGCGGGAGGCCTACCGGCAGGCCATGGTGGCGCTGGAGGCAGGCGATGCACCTGCGGGCGAGATGGACGTGCTGCTCGGTCCCGGCTGGCCCGGCATCCTGCTCCATGAGGCGATCGGCCATGGACTTGAAGGCGACTTCAACCGCAAGGGCACTTCCGCCTTCGCCGGCCTGATGGGCCAGAAGATTGCCGCCGATGACGTGACCGTCGTCGATGACGGGACGCTGCCAGACCGGCGCGGTTCCATCACCATCGACGACGAGGGAACGCCGTCGCATTGCACGACACTGATCGAGAATGGCGTGCTCGTCGGCTACATGCAGGACCGCATGAATGCGCGGCTGATGGGTGTAGCGCCCACCGGCAACGGTCGCCGCCAGTCCTATGCCCATGCGCCGATGCCGCGCATGACCAACACATACATGCTGAACGGCAAACGCACGCCGGAGGAAATCCTGGCCTCGATGAAGACAGGCCTGTTTGCCAAGTCCTTTGGCGGCGGACAGGTGGATATCACCTCTGGCAAGTTTGTCTTCACCGTGACGGAAGCCTACATGATCGAGGATGGCAAGCTGACGCGTCCGGTGCGCGGCGCCATCCTGATCGGTGCGGGGGCCGAAGCGCTGAAGAAGATCTCCATGGTGGGCAACGACCTCGCACTCGACAAGGGCATCGGCACCTGCGGCAAGAACGGCCAGGGTGTTCCCGTGGGCGTGGGACAGCCGACACTGCGCATCAACGGCCTCACCGTCGGCGGCACAAAGGCGGCATAG
- the coxB gene encoding cytochrome c oxidase subunit II, which yields MKTAKFALTLLALAAAPTLAQAAAGHAEPWQIGFQDAVTPVAESIHFFHNYLLVPITVIIALFVLALLIIVMVKFNAKANPVPSKTTHNAVLEVAWTVIPVLILVAIAIPSFRLLYFQRDIPQADITIKAIGNPGWNWTYQYPDLGVDEGGEPKVSFTASLLPEADAKAANKPYLLATDVPVVVPVNKTVKMIITADPAGIIHAWTIPSFGMKIDAIPGRLNEDWFRAEKEGTYYGQCSELCGKDHAFMPIELHVVSEADYKAWTEKVQTASVEEARDFLFAMLQAKGQLATN from the coding sequence ATGAAGACTGCGAAATTCGCACTGACGCTGCTTGCGCTTGCCGCAGCGCCAACCTTGGCGCAGGCCGCCGCCGGCCATGCCGAACCCTGGCAGATCGGTTTCCAGGACGCAGTCACGCCCGTGGCGGAAAGCATCCATTTCTTCCACAACTACCTGCTGGTGCCGATCACGGTCATCATCGCCCTGTTCGTCCTGGCGCTGCTCATCATCGTGATGGTGAAGTTCAACGCCAAGGCCAACCCGGTGCCGTCGAAGACGACCCACAATGCGGTTCTCGAAGTGGCGTGGACGGTGATCCCGGTCCTCATTCTCGTGGCGATTGCCATTCCCTCCTTCCGCCTCCTCTATTTCCAGCGTGACATTCCCCAGGCCGACATCACCATCAAGGCCATCGGCAACCCCGGCTGGAACTGGACCTACCAGTATCCCGACCTCGGCGTGGACGAGGGCGGCGAACCCAAGGTGAGCTTCACCGCCTCGCTGCTGCCGGAAGCCGACGCCAAGGCCGCCAACAAGCCTTACCTGCTGGCAACGGACGTTCCCGTGGTCGTTCCCGTCAACAAGACGGTGAAGATGATCATCACCGCCGATCCCGCCGGCATCATCCATGCCTGGACCATCCCGTCCTTCGGCATGAAGATCGACGCCATTCCCGGCCGCCTGAACGAAGACTGGTTCCGCGCCGAGAAGGAAGGCACCTACTACGGCCAGTGCTCCGAGCTTTGCGGCAAGGACCACGCCTTCATGCCGATCGAACTGCACGTCGTCTCCGAGGCCGACTACAAGGCCTGGACCGAAAAGGTGCAGACGGCGAGCGTGGAAGAGGCCCGCGACTTCCTGTTCGCCATGCTGCAGGCCAAGGGCCAGCTGGCCACCAACTGA
- the ctaD gene encoding cytochrome c oxidase subunit I, with product MATAHAAHDDHHADPSGWRRYVYSTNHKDIGTMYLWFSIMAGCIGGILSVFMRMELQEPGIQIFHGLAQMVYGVDAASAVDNGKHMFNAFVTAHGLIMVFFMIMPAMIGGFGNWFVPLMIGAPDMAFPRMNNISFWLLVPSFTLLLISLFVEGPAGMHGAGTGWTVYAPLSTSAHPGPAVDFAILSLHIAGASSILGAINFITTIFNMRAPGMTLHKMPLFVWAVLVTVFLLLLSLPVLAGAITMLLTDRNFGTSFFEASQGGDPVLYQHLFWFFGHPEVYILILPGFGIVSHIVSTFSKKPVFGYLGMAYAMVAIGVVGFIVWAHHMYTVGLDADTQAYFVAATMIIAVPTGVKIFSWIATMWGGSIEFKAPMVWAIGFIFLFTVGGVTGVVLANAGADRSLHDTYYVVAHFHYTMSLGATFAIFAGWYYWFPKIFGYMYSDFIAKLHFWVTFVGVNLVFFPQHFLGLAGMPRRYIDYPEVFAGWNFVSSIGSYISAFGILIFLYGVINAFMRKQKAADNPWGEGATTLEWTLSSPPPFHQFSTLPVIK from the coding sequence ATGGCAACCGCGCACGCCGCTCATGACGATCACCACGCCGACCCTTCGGGCTGGCGCCGTTACGTCTATTCCACCAACCACAAGGACATCGGCACGATGTACCTGTGGTTCTCCATCATGGCTGGCTGTATCGGCGGCATCCTGTCCGTCTTCATGCGCATGGAACTGCAGGAGCCGGGAATCCAGATTTTCCACGGCCTCGCCCAGATGGTCTATGGCGTTGACGCGGCCTCGGCCGTGGACAACGGCAAGCACATGTTCAACGCCTTCGTGACGGCCCACGGCCTGATCATGGTGTTCTTCATGATCATGCCCGCCATGATCGGCGGTTTCGGCAACTGGTTTGTGCCCCTCATGATCGGTGCTCCCGACATGGCCTTCCCGCGCATGAACAACATCTCCTTCTGGCTCCTTGTTCCCTCCTTCACGCTGCTGCTGATCTCGCTCTTCGTCGAAGGTCCCGCCGGCATGCACGGCGCGGGCACGGGCTGGACGGTCTATGCGCCGCTCTCCACGTCTGCCCATCCGGGACCTGCCGTGGACTTCGCCATCCTGTCGCTCCACATCGCGGGCGCCTCCTCGATCCTCGGCGCCATCAACTTCATCACCACCATCTTCAACATGCGCGCCCCCGGCATGACACTGCACAAGATGCCGCTCTTCGTCTGGGCCGTGCTTGTCACCGTGTTCCTGCTGCTCCTTTCGCTGCCGGTTCTCGCGGGCGCCATCACCATGCTGCTCACCGACCGCAACTTCGGAACCTCGTTCTTCGAAGCCTCGCAGGGCGGTGACCCCGTGCTCTACCAGCACCTCTTCTGGTTCTTCGGACATCCGGAAGTGTACATCCTGATTCTGCCCGGCTTCGGCATCGTCAGCCACATCGTCTCCACCTTCTCCAAGAAGCCGGTGTTCGGCTATCTCGGCATGGCCTACGCCATGGTGGCAATCGGCGTCGTCGGCTTCATCGTCTGGGCCCACCACATGTATACCGTGGGTCTGGACGCCGACACGCAGGCCTACTTCGTGGCCGCGACGATGATCATCGCCGTGCCCACCGGCGTGAAGATCTTCTCGTGGATCGCCACCATGTGGGGCGGCTCCATCGAGTTCAAGGCGCCCATGGTCTGGGCCATCGGCTTCATCTTCCTGTTCACCGTGGGCGGTGTGACGGGCGTGGTGCTGGCCAACGCCGGTGCTGACCGTTCGCTGCACGATACCTACTACGTGGTGGCCCACTTCCACTACACCATGTCGCTCGGCGCCACCTTCGCCATCTTCGCGGGTTGGTACTACTGGTTCCCGAAGATTTTCGGTTACATGTACTCCGACTTCATCGCCAAGCTGCACTTCTGGGTCACCTTCGTCGGCGTGAACCTGGTGTTCTTCCCGCAGCACTTCCTCGGCCTCGCCGGCATGCCGCGCCGCTACATCGACTATCCGGAAGTTTTCGCCGGCTGGAACTTTGTGTCGTCGATCGGTTCCTACATCTCGGCCTTCGGCATCCTGATCTTCCTCTATGGTGTCATCAACGCCTTCATGCGCAAGCAGAAGGCCGCCGACAATCCCTGGGGTGAAGGCGCAACGACGCTGGAATGGACACTCTCGTCCCCGCCGCCGTTCCACCAGTTCTCCACCCTGCCGGTCATCAAGTAA